A part of Myxococcus landrumus genomic DNA contains:
- the fabD gene encoding ACP S-malonyltransferase — translation MAKVAFVFPGQGSQTVGMGKDLFEKFPEARAIFEAADDALGEKLSKLCFEGPEDDLKLTANTQPAILTVSVAAHAVFSKRGPVASFVAGHSLGEYSALVAAGALSIGDAAKAVRARGTFMQEAVPAGVGAMAAVLGLEPGKVKAACDEAAEGLVVSPANYNSPEQTVIAGDAKAVERAGVKCKEAGAKRVMPLPVSAPFHCALMEPVKPRLAAVLGGLVMSAPSVPVVTNVEARPNSDVARVVPLLLEQVSSPVRWIECVEALKAEGVTRVVELGPGKVLCGLVKRITKDIETFNVEDSASLEKALAALG, via the coding sequence ATGGCGAAGGTCGCATTCGTGTTTCCCGGGCAGGGCAGTCAGACCGTGGGGATGGGCAAGGACCTCTTCGAGAAGTTCCCGGAGGCTCGCGCCATCTTCGAGGCCGCGGATGACGCGCTGGGCGAGAAACTCTCCAAGCTCTGCTTTGAAGGGCCAGAAGATGATCTGAAGCTCACGGCCAACACCCAGCCGGCCATCCTCACCGTGTCGGTGGCGGCGCATGCCGTGTTCTCCAAGCGGGGCCCGGTGGCGTCCTTCGTCGCGGGCCACTCGCTGGGCGAGTACTCCGCGCTGGTGGCGGCGGGTGCCCTGTCCATCGGGGATGCGGCCAAGGCGGTGCGCGCGCGCGGCACCTTCATGCAGGAGGCGGTGCCCGCGGGCGTGGGCGCGATGGCCGCGGTGCTGGGCCTGGAGCCGGGCAAGGTGAAGGCGGCCTGTGACGAGGCGGCCGAGGGGCTGGTCGTTTCGCCCGCCAACTACAACTCGCCCGAGCAGACGGTGATTGCTGGCGACGCGAAGGCGGTCGAGCGCGCGGGCGTGAAGTGCAAGGAGGCCGGCGCCAAGCGGGTGATGCCGCTGCCCGTGTCCGCGCCCTTCCACTGCGCGCTGATGGAGCCCGTGAAGCCTCGGCTGGCGGCGGTGCTGGGCGGCCTGGTGATGTCCGCGCCCTCGGTGCCGGTGGTGACGAACGTGGAGGCGCGGCCGAACTCGGACGTGGCGCGGGTGGTGCCGCTGCTCCTGGAGCAGGTGAGCTCGCCGGTGCGCTGGATTGAGTGCGTGGAGGCGCTGAAGGCCGAGGGCGTCACGCGCGTGGTGGAGCTGGGGCCGGGCAAGGTGCTGTGTGGCCTGGTCAAGCGCATCACCAAGGACATCGAAACCTTCAACGTCGAGGACTCCGCGAGCCTGGAGAAGGCCCTCGCGGCGCTGGGGTGA
- a CDS encoding YceD family protein: protein MLVKVEQIHEPGLKLDEPLAQELLGTALEGGESGQDTGFRAMRPSRLKATLRRVSGGVLLEGHFTAHVGSPCKRCLKDVELALPVSFNLNLVPESMARGEGFSDDDEKSMEKKERQQGETGGSFELDDVDQEVFDGKTIDLDPIVREQLLLALPMNISCKDDCKGLCSQCGTNLNEAKCQCETKPVDPRLAPLKNIKLSN from the coding sequence ATGCTCGTAAAGGTTGAACAAATTCATGAACCGGGGCTCAAGCTGGATGAGCCCCTCGCCCAGGAGTTGCTGGGCACCGCGTTGGAAGGTGGGGAGTCCGGGCAGGACACGGGCTTCCGGGCCATGCGGCCGTCGCGCCTCAAGGCGACCCTTCGCAGGGTGAGCGGTGGCGTGCTGCTGGAGGGCCACTTCACCGCCCACGTGGGCAGCCCCTGCAAGCGCTGCTTGAAGGACGTGGAGCTGGCGCTGCCTGTCTCCTTCAACCTCAACCTGGTGCCGGAGTCGATGGCGCGCGGTGAGGGCTTCTCGGACGACGACGAGAAGTCCATGGAGAAGAAGGAGCGGCAGCAGGGGGAGACCGGTGGCTCCTTCGAGCTGGATGACGTGGACCAGGAGGTCTTCGATGGGAAGACCATCGACCTGGACCCCATCGTCCGGGAGCAGCTGCTGCTGGCGCTGCCCATGAACATCTCCTGCAAGGACGACTGCAAGGGCCTGTGCTCGCAGTGCGGCACCAACCTCAACGAGGCGAAGTGCCAGTGTGAGACGAAGCCGGTGGACCCCCGCCTGGCGCCGCTGAAGAACATCAAGCTCAGCAACTGA
- the fabG gene encoding 3-oxoacyl-[acyl-carrier-protein] reductase, translating to MSFKDKVVLVTGGSRGIGRACAVAFAKAGASTVVISYAGNEAAAQESVALIQAEGAKAEAIRFDVADTAACASAVEGIIKTHGRLDVLVNNAGVAVDGLVMRVKDEDWDKQLDTNLKGAFALIRAVSRPMMKQRSGAIVNVTSVVGDMGNGGQVAYSASKAGLVGLTKSVARELSSRGIRVNAVSPGFIGTDMTSHLNDDLRQKMLEGIPLGRLGNPEEVAQAVLFLSGDASSYITGEVLKVNGGMYM from the coding sequence ATGAGCTTCAAGGACAAGGTCGTGCTGGTGACGGGTGGCTCGCGAGGCATCGGCCGCGCGTGCGCGGTGGCGTTCGCGAAGGCGGGGGCCTCCACGGTGGTCATCAGCTATGCGGGCAACGAGGCGGCGGCCCAGGAGTCGGTGGCGCTCATCCAGGCCGAGGGCGCCAAGGCCGAGGCCATCCGCTTCGACGTGGCGGACACCGCCGCGTGCGCGAGCGCGGTGGAGGGCATCATCAAGACACACGGCCGGCTGGACGTGCTCGTCAACAACGCGGGCGTCGCGGTGGACGGCCTGGTGATGCGTGTGAAGGACGAGGACTGGGACAAGCAGCTGGACACGAACCTGAAGGGCGCCTTCGCCCTCATTCGCGCCGTCAGCCGTCCCATGATGAAGCAGCGCTCCGGCGCCATCGTCAACGTCACCTCCGTGGTGGGCGACATGGGCAACGGCGGACAGGTGGCCTACTCGGCCTCCAAAGCAGGACTCGTTGGCCTGACGAAGTCGGTGGCCCGCGAACTTTCCAGCCGTGGGATTCGCGTCAACGCCGTGTCCCCGGGCTTCATTGGGACGGACATGACCTCCCACCTCAATGACGACCTGCGCCAGAAGATGCTTGAGGGCATTCCGCTAGGCCGGCTGGGCAACCCGGAGGAGGTGGCTCAGGCCGTCCTCTTCCTCTCGGGGGATGCCTCGTCCTACATCACCGGCGAGGTCCTCAAGGTCAACGGCGGCATGTACATGTAA
- the plsX gene encoding phosphate acyltransferase PlsX: MRLVLDAMGGDHAPGAPVEGGVLFARAHPDHEVVLVGDTAKVTPLLGKGLPPSNLRIHHASEVVEMDDHASTAFRRKRDSSLRVGFELVRDGHADALVSAGNSGAVMAGGLLTLGRLPGVERPAIAALFPALKGGGRSLLLDAGANVDCRPSHLAQFAVLGEAYVRLRLGVARPRVGVLSNGEEPSKGTPLTREASELLRQSDLDFAGYVEGKDLFSGDVQVVVTDGFTGNVVLKTSEGVGMGVVGLLRQAIEKRGGLSEKLGALLLQPALAGLRRMVDYAEYGGAPLLGLRGVGIVAHGRSSPRAIHNALGAALATAQAGLQEELTRCIANAAAWLPTHQRGKKGTDEAVSD; encoded by the coding sequence ATGAGGCTGGTCTTGGATGCGATGGGTGGCGATCACGCGCCGGGGGCTCCGGTGGAGGGAGGTGTGCTCTTCGCCCGGGCCCACCCCGACCACGAGGTGGTGCTGGTGGGGGACACGGCGAAGGTGACGCCCCTGTTGGGAAAGGGGCTGCCCCCGTCCAACCTGCGCATCCACCATGCCTCGGAGGTGGTGGAGATGGACGACCATGCCTCCACGGCCTTCCGCCGCAAGCGCGACTCCTCCTTGAGGGTGGGGTTCGAGCTGGTGCGAGACGGTCATGCGGACGCGCTGGTGTCCGCGGGGAACTCTGGCGCCGTCATGGCGGGAGGGCTGTTGACGCTGGGGCGGCTGCCGGGCGTGGAGCGTCCCGCCATCGCCGCGCTCTTCCCCGCGCTCAAGGGAGGAGGCCGGTCCCTGCTCCTGGACGCGGGGGCCAACGTGGACTGTCGCCCCTCGCACCTCGCGCAGTTCGCCGTCCTGGGCGAGGCGTACGTGCGCCTGCGCCTGGGCGTGGCGCGCCCCCGGGTGGGCGTGCTCTCCAATGGTGAGGAGCCCTCCAAGGGGACACCGCTGACGCGCGAGGCGAGCGAGCTCTTGCGCCAGTCCGACCTGGACTTCGCCGGCTACGTGGAGGGCAAGGACCTGTTCTCCGGCGACGTGCAGGTGGTGGTGACCGACGGCTTCACCGGCAATGTCGTCCTCAAGACATCCGAGGGCGTGGGCATGGGCGTCGTGGGGCTCTTGCGCCAGGCCATCGAGAAGCGGGGCGGCCTGTCGGAGAAGCTGGGCGCGCTCCTGCTCCAGCCAGCCCTGGCGGGCCTGCGCCGGATGGTGGACTACGCCGAGTATGGAGGCGCTCCGCTCTTGGGACTGCGCGGCGTGGGCATCGTGGCGCATGGGCGCTCCAGCCCTCGGGCCATCCACAACGCACTGGGTGCGGCCCTGGCCACGGCCCAGGCGGGACTCCAGGAAGAGTTGACGCGTTGCATTGCCAACGCGGCCGCCTGGCTCCCTACCCATCAGAGGGGAAAAAAGGGGACAGACGAAGCTGTTTCCGATTAG
- a CDS encoding tetratricopeptide repeat protein, with the protein MLLVVGLLAPPGLARPLFPSPVLSQLGPASPDITRAREQIDDGEFEEARRTLQAGLDAPDVTDDQLVELYRLLGLTALYLGDETQAREAYEKLLQARPDYELPRSAPPKLRSLYARIKEDIRSRRVRPVTLDVDPIPDPPGGEPITVEATIQELALGARARLFYRRAGDQAYNSVDFVKDREAREHFRAVVPAYDVPVEPEPYEVEYYFEVVDAAQRRLAGRGDSFQPLLFQVSSRAQATAASEVSEGRPWYKSPWLWVAVGAVAIGGTAGIVALSSSEDRGRVPITIRVDPSQP; encoded by the coding sequence ATGCTCCTCGTCGTAGGCCTGCTGGCTCCCCCGGGGCTGGCCCGTCCTCTCTTCCCCTCGCCTGTCCTCTCGCAGCTCGGGCCGGCAAGCCCCGATATCACCCGCGCGCGGGAGCAGATCGACGACGGCGAGTTCGAGGAGGCCCGCCGCACCCTCCAAGCCGGGCTGGATGCCCCGGACGTCACCGACGACCAGCTGGTGGAGCTCTACCGCCTCCTGGGCCTCACCGCGCTGTACCTGGGCGATGAGACCCAGGCGCGCGAGGCCTACGAGAAGCTGCTCCAGGCCCGGCCCGATTACGAGCTGCCCCGCTCGGCCCCTCCCAAGCTGCGCTCGCTCTACGCGCGCATCAAGGAGGACATCCGCAGCCGGCGCGTGCGCCCCGTCACCCTGGACGTGGATCCGATTCCGGATCCCCCCGGCGGCGAGCCCATCACCGTGGAGGCCACCATCCAGGAGCTGGCCCTGGGCGCCCGCGCGCGCCTGTTCTACCGGCGCGCGGGTGACCAGGCGTACAACTCCGTGGACTTCGTGAAGGACCGCGAGGCCCGCGAGCACTTCCGCGCGGTGGTGCCCGCCTACGACGTGCCCGTGGAGCCGGAGCCCTACGAGGTGGAGTACTACTTCGAGGTCGTGGACGCCGCGCAGCGCCGGCTCGCCGGACGTGGCGACTCGTTCCAGCCCCTGCTCTTCCAGGTCTCCTCGCGCGCGCAGGCCACCGCCGCGTCCGAGGTCTCCGAGGGACGCCCCTGGTACAAGAGCCCCTGGCTCTGGGTGGCCGTGGGCGCGGTGGCCATCGGAGGCACCGCGGGCATCGTGGCGCTCTCCTCTTCCGAGGACCGGGGCCGCGTCCCCATCACCATTCGCGTGGACCCTTCCCAGCCATGA
- the rpmF gene encoding 50S ribosomal protein L32 translates to MGVPKKRTSKMRRDRRRAANNNLRSAVQVTKCPNCKEPVMPHRACTSCGQYKGRELLPQAEA, encoded by the coding sequence GTGGGTGTCCCCAAGAAGCGTACTTCCAAGATGCGTCGTGACCGCCGTCGCGCGGCCAACAACAACCTGCGCAGCGCCGTGCAGGTCACCAAGTGCCCCAACTGCAAGGAGCCGGTGATGCCGCACCGCGCCTGCACGTCCTGTGGCCAGTACAAGGGCCGCGAGCTGCTGCCCCAAGCTGAAGCCTGA
- the acpP gene encoding acyl carrier protein: MSTNIEAKVKGIIADQLGVGEDEIKPESSFIEDLGADSLDIVELVMAMEEEFEVEIPDEEAENIKTVGDAINYITTHKQ; this comes from the coding sequence ATGTCGACGAACATTGAAGCCAAGGTCAAGGGCATCATCGCGGATCAGCTCGGCGTGGGAGAGGATGAGATCAAGCCCGAGTCTTCCTTCATCGAGGACCTTGGCGCCGACAGCCTCGACATCGTGGAGCTCGTGATGGCGATGGAAGAGGAGTTCGAGGTCGAGATTCCCGACGAGGAGGCCGAGAACATCAAGACTGTCGGCGACGCCATCAACTACATCACCACCCACAAGCAGTAG
- a CDS encoding response regulator, protein MTRILIIEDEQDLAGLVEYNLRAAGFDTEAANTGAGGLARARANPPDLLLLDMMLPDIAGGEVLRLLKQDPELRKTSVIIVSAKGQESDRVQGLELGADDYVVKPFSVRELLLRVKAVLRRGDTDDSGPAQVLAAGDIVLDTSRHQVRVKDVEVILTALEFRLLQTLLERIDRVQTREVLLSDVWGIQAEIHTRTVDTHIKRLREKLGPSGDIIETVRGVGYKLSPP, encoded by the coding sequence ATGACGCGCATCCTGATCATCGAGGACGAGCAGGACCTCGCCGGGCTCGTCGAATACAACCTCCGCGCCGCGGGCTTCGACACCGAAGCCGCGAACACTGGCGCCGGAGGACTGGCCCGCGCCCGGGCGAACCCGCCGGACCTGCTCCTGTTGGACATGATGTTGCCGGACATCGCCGGCGGAGAAGTCCTGCGCCTGCTCAAGCAGGACCCGGAGCTGCGCAAGACGTCCGTCATCATCGTCAGCGCCAAGGGCCAGGAGTCGGACCGCGTCCAGGGCCTGGAGCTGGGAGCCGATGACTACGTGGTGAAGCCCTTCTCCGTTCGCGAGCTGCTCCTGCGCGTCAAGGCGGTGCTGCGCCGGGGCGACACGGATGACAGCGGCCCCGCGCAAGTCCTGGCCGCGGGCGACATCGTCCTGGACACCTCGCGCCACCAGGTGCGCGTCAAGGACGTGGAGGTCATCCTCACCGCCCTGGAGTTCCGCCTGCTGCAGACGCTCCTGGAGCGAATCGACCGCGTGCAGACGCGCGAGGTGCTCCTCTCCGATGTCTGGGGCATCCAGGCCGAGATTCACACCCGCACGGTAGACACGCACATCAAGCGCCTGCGCGAGAAGCTGGGCCCCTCGGGCGACATCATCGAGACGGTGCGCGGCGTGGGCTACAAGCTCAGCCCCCCGTAG